In the Archocentrus centrarchus isolate MPI-CPG fArcCen1 chromosome 11, fArcCen1, whole genome shotgun sequence genome, ACTTAAAGTTGTGGAATCTAaagtaaaaaatgtataataggACTGCGGCATTAACTTTGTGGAGTGCGCTCTTCTTTgtcaccagcagggggcaacaaTCACAAATGTTTTCAATGCGTTTAACAGCTCTTCAGCGCTCCCCACAGCGGAAGTCACCTCTCGGTGCTCTTCCGGTCTTCCCAAGCAGCATGGCGAACTTCGAGCATGCTGAGGACAACCCAAAACATGTGAGAATATCCGGTGAAATTCCCGATGCGTCCGCCCTGAACCAAACGGCCGAAGTGCCCCCTGTACCGGGAATAGCTGCGGTCGCCGTCCCGCTATCTATCCCGTCGTTCGCCGCCGCCTCGGAGCTGTTGTCAGCGCCGTACTCGTGTCTGGTCATGAACACCCACCGGAGACACATCGCCCTGCCGCCCGTGTATCTGAACAAGAAGAAGACAGGGAtaaaggaggagctggaggccGAGCTGCTCAAGTTTTCTCAAAGGTGCCGCTTTTATCtaatcaataaaacattttcagccGTGTCTCACACGTCACCAcgtacacaaacatgcacacgaGTTCTAGTATCACGCCtggcttctgtgtttttgtgttgctgtCTTCTGTGTTGTCGGACCGACACTTGGAGACCTGTCCCCGTCTTACTAAACAAAACAATGGTGCTTTCAAGGGTTGAGAACGTattgaagtgcagattttcagctttaattcaagggggtTGATAAAAGTATTTCATTAATTGTCCAGGAATTGCAGTCATAGATGGCACCGTGCAACTGTACACTGCACTACTGTccgatcagttttgcagcatcttgctgaatctgagcagagtcacatcatcaataaacactggtGACgaagttccactggcagccatacatgcccatgtcATAACATGGCCTCCACCCTGTTTGAGAGATGATGTgaatcatgagctgtttctctccctctccgtACTTCTCTCTTCCGTGTCATCtgctcaaatatttttttcagaactCTGCAggttcttttagatgttttctggtaaGATTCATgaagtgtaaccagtggtttgcaccttgttgtaaaccatctgtatttacattcaatTTCTCTGCGCCTACTCCCTCGAGTGTGTGGCTTGATGTTTTTTCTGAACCAAAGAATGAGTTCTGTCATCAAGCACTTTAGTGGTCTTCTGTGGTGTTTCAGgacttttggtgttgctgagctggccttctttttaagaataaaCCAGGGTGTTGATTGGGAAACTTCTAAAGTTTTTTGTAGTCTCTCTGATATGTTATATTGCCAAACGTGTTCGCTCACTtgtccaaatcattgaattcaggtgttccaatcacttccatggccacaggtataTCAAACCAAGAACTTagtcatgcagactgcttctacaaacatttgtgaaaggatgggttgctctcaggagctcagtgaattccaccctggtaccatgataggatgacACATGTGCaaaaagtccagtcatgaagtttcctcactactaaatattccacaggcagctgttagtggtattataacaaagtggaagtgattgggaacaacagcaactcagccatgaagtgttaGGCCATGCagaatcacagagcggggtcagcggatgcatgaggcgcatagtgcacagaggtcgccaactttctgcagttaattgctacagacctccaaacttcatgtggccctcaaattagctcaagaacagtgtgtagagagcttcatagaatgggtttccatggctgagcagctgtatCCAACCCTTACagcaccaagcacaatgcaaagcatcagatgcagtggtatAAAGCTCtctgccactggactctggaTCAGTGGAGACGTATtttctggagtgacaaatcacgcttctccatctggcaatccgatggacaagtctgggttggcagttgccaggagaacggtacttgtctgcactgtgccaagtgtaaagttttcaGGAGTTGtcctcggccccttagttccagtgaaaggaactcttaatgtttcagcataccaagacattttggacaatttcatgctcccaactgtgtgggaacagtttggggatggacccttcctgttccaacatgactgcacaccagtgcacaaagcagggaacataaagacatggatgagtgagtttggtgtggaagaacttgactggcctgcacagagtcctgacctcaacccgatagaacacctttgggatgaataaGGAATAGGAtctgggatgtcactcaagttcatatgtgtgtgttgtaatTATGTATAAAAAAGGTTTCTTTTGTCTGCATTCTGATAATTGTGTTACACCAGCTGTGGCTACCATGTGTGTTCAACCTGTTATGATGGTGTCTTTCAGAATGAATGGTGTCCCCTTAGCCTATGACAACATCAGGATAGTGGGCCAACTTGGAGACATTTACGATGACAATGGCTACATCCACGTGGACGTAGAAGCCAACTTTATTGTTTTTCAGCCCCAAAAAGGACAGAAGCTACAGGTGAGATTTACATTCATATTATTTGGTAGAAGCAGACTAGCTTACAGAACTTTACATTAAAATCAGAAATGGATTAATCTGGGATGAAACTCATACAGTATCTGTACAGCTGGCATGATTTGGGTCCGTTTGTGTCCTTTAAAGGGAAGGGTCACTGCAAATCAGTTTTTCCTTAAATATGACTGTATTGTTGTGGGAGGGCTCAACTGCTACTGGTAAAATGCAATACTAACAAGTGTAAACCacagaaagacattttttttttttttttccactattcTTCTGTTTGTAGGGTAAGGTGAATAAATTAGGAGTAAGCCATGTGGGCTGCTTGGTGCACGGCTGCTTCAACGCCAGCATTCCCAGACCGAATCTTGTTTCTGTGGAAACGTGGAGGGATGCGGGGCCCAGGATCGGAGCAGATGTGGAGTTTCACGTGACTGCACTCGATGCTAACACTGCCGGGGTGCTGCTGATCAGAGGACGGCTGGACAGGACCAGGTAAGTGTGCAGCGATGGTGATTTGAGTAGCTTGGGGGCAAAACTAATCAGGGTCCTCTTTATTTAAGCATACAGAATGATGCATTTAGTCAACAAAATACAAATGCACGACTTTGTTGATGAGGCACAGCTTCTCTTGGTCATTCACTTTGCATAGTTTAGAGCATGCAGAAGGAAAATAAAGGCCTATGAAGTTCTAGTTATGGGGAAATATGTGGAAAACTGTCTCTGAATCACATTTCATCTTGACTCTGGAGATACAGTAAAAACTGTTCAAATTCTGAATCATCTAGATGCAACAcaagatcatttttaaaaagtgagtctgtctggggcgcctgggtggcttagtggtgaagccggcgaccacatacatatgccgctgTGCGGGTTCACGTCCCGAcccatcgccaatttgcccgtgtgtccctgtatctttcccccatttcctgtctctcttcactgtcacaaaaagctgctgtggccaaaaatgcaaaaaaaaaaaaaagtgagtctATCTTTATaggaagagagtgcaggcagggtagAGAGGAATGCCAGAGGCGATTTGTGGTAGAAGGACagcagtgaaagggaaggtgagggaagatggtagtgagacctgctgtgatgtatggtctAGAGAAgaaggctgagctgaagatgctcaggtTCTGAAACAGAAGATGAAACATGAGGACCAAAAAGTTTGAGAATTACTGCCCTACAGGGAGCAGCcataggaagaagaaaaaaatccaactttatagtaaaaactattttttttatatatttttggaaaatacatttttacaccctgattctgtctttgtgtgtctcaGGGTGCAGGAGCTGCTGGCTATGTGTGAGAGCACAGGATCCAGTGTCCCAACAGATGAGCAGGAACCGGAAGACCCAGAAGCCACCCAGGATGCTTCTGAAGACACCcccaagaagaaaaagaaaaagaagaaggtcAAAGAACAGGAGGCAGAAGAGATACCAAGCATACCTGCCTGTCAGCAGGACAGCGGTGTGATGCCAGAGCCAAATGGGACAACAGATGAGGCCAACGGCAACGAAGCCggtgagaaaaagaagaagaaaaagaagaaggaaaaacatgcaaaagaagaggaggagatggagctGTCTCGCATGGAGCTCCACGGGAGCGACTCCAGTGGTTACATGAGTGACAAgccaaacaagaaaaggaaacgTGAATCAGGTAGTGATGTCACATCAGCTTTTAGTGAAGATCCCAATCCagtaaaatcaaagaaaaagagaaaaggtgaAATAGAGAAGTTTGCctaaaaatttgcaaatttggAAATTAAGTAAATTGTTTGGAATAATCGCGGAGATGCTGAATGTGTTAATGATAGTGATGGCTTCGGAGGAATTATTAATATGCCTTAGACATTAAAGAGCCGGATTTTTACCCCTGTGCTGGGTCCTTCTCAGCTCCATGAACAGAATATTGGACATACAGGAGA is a window encoding:
- the LOC115788195 gene encoding DNA-directed RNA polymerase I subunit RPA43-like, encoding MANFEHAEDNPKHVRISGEIPDASALNQTAEVPPVPGIAAVAVPLSIPSFAAASELLSAPYSCLVMNTHRRHIALPPVYLNKKKTGIKEELEAELLKFSQRMNGVPLAYDNIRIVGQLGDIYDDNGYIHVDVEANFIVFQPQKGQKLQGKVNKLGVSHVGCLVHGCFNASIPRPNLVSVETWRDAGPRIGADVEFHVTALDANTAGVLLIRGRLDRTRVQELLAMCESTGSSVPTDEQEPEDPEATQDASEDTPKKKKKKKKVKEQEAEEIPSIPACQQDSGVMPEPNGTTDEANGNEAGEKKKKKKKKEKHAKEEEEMELSRMELHGSDSSGYMSDKPNKKRKRESGSDVTSAFSEDPNPVKSKKKRKGEIEKFA